The window TGCTTTTTGTGCAGCCGGAACTTAAGCAACATGTTTTTGATTCGCTTCTTCCTGTGCTGACTATCATCAGTCTCCTTGTCCGTGTCCTCGTCCAGTAGCTTAAAGTGCAACGTTTGGGGGCTGACTATCAAGGGTACCTGATCCTCATCGAAGGGTTGGTTGGCAAGCAATCTGTGCTCAGCATTCAAGGCGGCAATCTGCTGAACTCGGTCTAGGGAAGTTTGATACAACATTTCAGTCTCATTCCTAGAAGATGCACCCATCATCGACTTACCCATCCTCTCCACAACAAGACCATGGTAGATCATTGTGAAGAGCAGTGTGAGGATAACGATCCCCGAGATGGCCACAATCCTCCTGCTATAGGCACTGCCCCAGCAACGTCGAGGGTGTCTCAGCAACCTAGTTGCCTCAAGTTCTACGGAATTTCAGACCAATTTAGtcacttaaaaataaagtcaACCCATCGATTGCTTAATTGTTTacctatttttttcttttctactCTTTTctcttaaatatatttcacatacttttattttaggcATACAAAGTGAAACATTCTTTACTCTTTTTTGAAACCTAATTGCGGTCAGCACTTTCTTGGCCAATCAGCCATTTCgcaataaattttataaaaatgctGATTAAGTTTCGTACTAATTGgaaatttacaaaaatgtaATGAAATTTGATTATGAGAATTTTGTTATGAACCTTAAGAAGGGATATTGGACAATATAAGGAAATATTTCTAAAGGACTTTTCTAAAACAAATCTAAAAGACTTTTtgtgtaaaaataaatagtttaattgcattttataattttataataaatgtatgatctttttttatagaaattatagaTTTTAGGAATtcattttatgattaaaaattcgtattttttaaattatataaccatattttttaataataaattttccGTTGCAACACACATACCATCCATATTGTAATtcatttttcacaattttattctcttttttttaatatttactttttaagcaTTTTTAAATTGGGATTTATTCCATATTCCACAAGCGTATTTTCACTCTTTTTTTCTCAATGCCCAATTTTATGTTTCTCACTTTGTTAAATTGGCTGTCCAACAAGGAGCCTCGGGTTACAGCAATTCACTCAAACAAAAAGCAATCACAAAAACCGAATTTGATATCCCCGATCCACGAACACTGTATCCACGGCGACGACGATTTGGAGACTTCCGCGCGATCCGCTCGGCAAACGGCAACTGAAGCCGCCAGTGGCCGGCGGGTCTGCTTATGAAGGCTTCCGGAAAGTGGATCAGCCGGCAACCGACCCACTTCCAGGGGCCAGAGCTGCACTTTTCTGCTTCGTTTTGAACTTTACAGTTTTTTGGTTAATGAAAAATGGCCCGACAAGTGCTGCGGTCAGCCGAAACGGGCCTCGAAAAAGTGCAAGTTGAAGGAGAATTTGCAGAGCAAcgaaccacccacccaccccaTTGTATAtatcgacaaaaaaaaaaaacatcaactCAACAGTGTCAATGTTCGCAGTTCTACAAGGTGAGTtttaaggtttaaaatattcttAGCTAAATAGCTTTCATACTAATAATGCATTTGCGACCCGACAAGACTAAAAGATACTTCTTCGTTCGatacaaaaatattgaaaatattagaaTACCTTTTAAAGCGCACTTGCCCTTGCCTTTTCACTTACACAGGGACTCACATTCATCTCAGCAGGCTCAGATTTAGTTCTTGACTGACACTCCCAGGTCTCAAACccatttttatacaaatttcgTAAGCAcagcccaaaataaaaacattttagtTGAGTTTTAAGGGTCCACAAAAAAAGCTTTCTCCTTTGTCACACGTcagatacaaaaaaacaaaaaaaaaatacaaaaaataaaaaccccaaaaaaatcaaacatacggaacaaaaaaaaacggaaaaacaTATGCATATTCATTAGAAAATTGTCAAAAATCTTTTATCTAAATTTTACTATCAGACACAATTGTAAGTAAGTGCGCAGCCTGACTGATCTAACCCAACGGCCTAACCACCGCCATCTCCCATCTCCCACCGCATCCGCAGAACCCAGTCAATAAAAATTGATGCGCAAGCACGGAAAGTTAATGACCCATCCAGACAATCAGCCAAAAAAGGAACCTACCGCTCCATTTCGATCATTCCGACCATCGACATCAACGTCTTGCATTATTTCTAAGCGAgtggcgacggtatgtgcaaCACTATCTCCAATCCCCAGAACAATCGAGCCCAACGGTGAACACTCTCACCACAACGCGATAGGAAGGATATGATGTGGACCAGAACTCGACTTGCTCTGAGAAGTATTGCTAGATCACAAAGGTAGGTTGCACAGAAAACAAAGACTGttacaaaaaactgaaaatttatatttcgCTCAAGTTCCATATTCTTAACAATTTCGTCGATAATGTCTACATATCGATTAAGGacaatttatgaaaataatgaTAAATTTAAGGGTTCTCTGGTCAAGGTATCCTATACTCCGAATCAGGAAGTATGACGATGATTTAGGAAGTAGATACAAAACTAAACTAGCTTACTTCAGTGTAGATCCAGATAAGGAAGTGTGATAAGTTGAAAAATAGTTAATTGTGTAATATAGTTAAATAATTAGACGTCTTCGGCCAGAGAAGAGTCTTTCTTTATGTTCCCCTGTTCCTCGTAGAGCTTCTCCAGTAGTTTACGGAATATTTCGGGGCTGATGTTGTTGCCCACGCGCATCAAAACAAACCAGTCGCCAATGCTGCAGTTGCGCAATGTTTCCTCCAGTCGGGATTTGGGCATGAAGCGACCCCTGGCTCGCATCAAATGAAAGCGAATCCCCGGATGCAGCACGGTGGCTAGGCGGTAGATAAACTTCAGGCCCACCAGCACAGTCATCAGCAGAAACCAAATGCATAGGAAGCCAAAGATCTTTTCGTTCAGCATGTTGAGCGGCAGAAGGCAAAGATTATCGTAGACATTGTCCGAGCCGCCGGCTCCAGTACTGATCACCTCGCACTTGACGCACTTGGGAAACACGCTAGTGGTAATGCTGTTCCATTTTTCCAGGTCACCTGAGTATAGGGCCGCCAGGGCATTTAGGTAGCGTTCCCAGAAGCCACCAAAAAATACGTCCAGCAGGAGAATGTTTACGATCTGTCGAAGACAGGTATTCCAGTTAAAAAAACCTTTAATTATTCGAAACTGAGGACTTACACTGATCGTCAGATTAAGGATCTCGCAGAGCACATAGCTAGCAAAGTAGCGAAAATGGGTCTCCTTGTAATCGCTGTTGAAGTAGCTCACCAGGTTCCCCAGATGGGCCTTGCTCTTGGCCTTGCACACAACCGCCTGATGGAAGTCGGCACAGAGGTGCTTGAGTCGGCCGCCCTCCCAAATCTTCCAGAGATAGGCGGGCAAGTAGAAAACAAAAGACTCTATGAGCAGCACGAGCACCACCCACTGGTAGTAGCGAATATAGCGTCGATTCTCACGGAGCACTGAGCGACCCACCAGTTCTGAAATTAAGACCCTTCGTTCAGAAAAGCTTTTCTGAGAAGCAACACTCCACTTACCCGGCTTGCATTGCATGCCATCGTACAGGGATTGAGGCTCTGATGCGTTGGACACATAGGCCCCGTAAATCCAGCAATAGGCATGAAAGTAGTTCAGGTCGTCGTGGTGCATGCACTGTATCGGATCgccaaaatattgtttggaGGAGAGCAGAAAAGTGCACGCCAAAAGTAGCGCCACTGTGCATTTCGAATGCAGTGTGAAGACAGCGTCGTAGATGTGCACAGACTTGAATTGCAAGTACTTAGAAAGCGGCTTCACGGCTGTGTACATTTTGTTTGGTCTATTTCTATCTGGTTCAGGTTTAAAAAGCAAACTACCAAGGAACTGAGGCAAGGCTGATATTCTAACAAGTTCCAAAAGCACGCGGCATTCTAACGGTAAAGGGTGCAGTGTTGTCATCTCTTTCTAACTAATAGTATTTAAAGGCAGTGC of the Drosophila ananassae strain 14024-0371.13 chromosome 2R, ASM1763931v2, whole genome shotgun sequence genome contains:
- the LOC6493762 gene encoding innexin inx4; the protein is MTTLHPLPLECRVLLELVRISALPQFLGSLLFKPEPDRNRPNKMYTAVKPLSKYLQFKSVHIYDAVFTLHSKCTVALLLACTFLLSSKQYFGDPIQCMHHDDLNYFHAYCWIYGAYVSNASEPQSLYDGMQCKPELVGRSVLRENRRYIRYYQWVVLVLLIESFVFYLPAYLWKIWEGGRLKHLCADFHQAVVCKAKSKAHLGNLVSYFNSDYKETHFRYFASYVLCEILNLTISIVNILLLDVFFGGFWERYLNALAALYSGDLEKWNSITTSVFPKCVKCEVISTGAGGSDNVYDNLCLLPLNMLNEKIFGFLCIWFLLMTVLVGLKFIYRLATVLHPGIRFHLMRARGRFMPKSRLEETLRNCSIGDWFVLMRVGNNISPEIFRKLLEKLYEEQGNIKKDSSLAEDV